One region of Wyeomyia smithii strain HCP4-BCI-WySm-NY-G18 chromosome 3, ASM2978416v1, whole genome shotgun sequence genomic DNA includes:
- the LOC129726410 gene encoding uncharacterized protein LOC129726410, whose product MCGRRAQYYQSGGTTNERGTGFIVLGKMQSRVIKWQAISDRMCVLRIKGRFYNYSIINVHCLHEGRPDGEKEAFYAQLEDVYDGCSQRDIKIVIGDLNAQIGREDLYKPVIGHESLHTETNNNGQRCVNFAASRGMVVRITFFPRKDIHKATWKSPDQQTTNQNDHVLIEGRFFSDITNIRTYRGADIDSDHYLVAVCMRSKLSTVYQSRQSRSLRLNIKQLRNPQAAEVYAQQLEAALPLAEELGAASLEDGWTMIRMAIRESATTTLGTEAPNGRNDWYDGGCQAAVSEKNRTWVNHLRVRTRENLVKYRRARNDMTTILRRKKRQQEDRDHEELEELFTANETRKFYEKVNQSRKGYVPRADFCRDMEGNLITNDSEVVDRWKQHFDEHLNGDATNRSGTGTDLGVPAVDDRVSAPDLHEIQREIGRLKNNKATGKDGLPGELYKHGNVTLARALHWVISKIWEEEKLPEEWMEGVVCPIYKKGDKLECCNYRGISLVNAAYKILSQVLFQRLTPLTRRFVGQYQAGFMGARATTDQIFSIRQILQKFREYNVSTHHIFIDFKAAYDTVDREQLWQIMHENEDIFPDKLTRLIKATMNRVMCYVRVSGMLSSPFESCRGLRQCDGLSCLLFNIALEGVIRRAGIDTSGTIFTKRVQLNGFADDFDIIARNFATVEETYTRLKAEAKRIGLLINASKTEYMKGGGSKENNVSLPPRITVDGDELEVVDEFVYLGSLVTADNNTSKEIRRRNQAGNRAYFSFRKTMRSNRVRRRTKLKLYKTLVRPVVLYGLETTTLLSEDLNALGVFERKVLRTIYGGVQTEDGEWRRRMNHELHALLGEIPIAHLIKVYRLRWAGHVARMPDDNPVKTTLFSNPSGTRN is encoded by the coding sequence ATGTGTGGCCGCAGGgcccagtactaccagagcggcggcacaacaaaTGAgcggggtaccggctttattgtGTTGGGCAAGATgcaaagtcgtgtgatcaagtggcaggcgatcagcgacaggatgtgtgtattgagaattaaaggccggttctacaattactccatcatcaatgtgcactgcctgcatgaaggaagacccgatggcgAAAAAGAAgccttctacgcgcagctggaggacGTCTACGATGGCTGCTCGCAgcgggacatcaagatcgtcatcggggatttgAACGCTCAAATCGGAAGGGAAGACTTGTATAAACCGGTGATCGGACACGAAAGTCTGCACACCGAAACGAACAACAACGGCCAAAGATGTGTcaactttgcagcttcccgaggaatgGTAGTCCGAATTACATTTTTCCCCcgcaaggacatccacaaagccacttggaaatcacctgaccaacaAACAACGAACCAAAATGACCATGTGCTCATCGAAGGACGATTTTTCTCGGACATCACCAACATACGCACCTACCGAGGTGCGGAcattgactcggaccactacttagtggcggtttgtatgcgctcaaaactgtcgactgtcTACCAGTCACGACAGAGCCGATCCCtgcggctcaacatcaagcagctacggaacccgcaagctgccgaagtctacgcacaacagcttgaagcggcacTACCCTTGGCAGAGGAGCTCGGCGCAGCTTCTCTCGAGGATGGCTGGACCATGATCCGCATGGCCATTAGGGAATCCGCGACAACGACACTAGGAACAGAGGCGCCGaatggcagaaacgactggtatgatgggGGATGCCAGGCAGCGGTGTCAGAGAAAAACCGGACCTGGGTAAATCACCTGAGGGTAAGGACGAGAGAGAACCTGGTCAAATACAGACGGGCAAGGAATGACATGACCACGATCCTGAGACGtaaaaagcgccagcaagaggatcgtgaccaTGAAGAGCTAGAAGAGCTGTTCACTGCTAATGAgacgcgaaagttctacgaaaaggttaaccaatcccgtaaaggctatgtgccgcgagccgacttTTGCAGGGATATGGAAGGTAATCTCATCACGAAcgacagcgaggtggtcgacaggtggaagcagcacttcgatgaacatctgaatggcgatgcAACAAACAGAAGTGGAACTGGAACGGACCTGGGAGTGCCAGCAGTAGATGACCGAGTATCAGCCCCCGATCTCCACGAAATTCAGCGGGAGATTGggaggctgaagaacaacaaagccaccgGCAAAGACGGCCTGCCGGGCGAGCTCTACAAACATGGTAACGTAACGCTTGCTAGAGCActacactgggtcatttccaagatctgggaagaggaaaaactgccggaagagtggatggagggagtcgtctgccccatttataagaagggcgacaagctggagtgctgcaattatcgtggcatttcGCTTGTCAACGCTGCATATAAAATACTCTCCCAAGTTCTATTCCAACGTCTAACACCTTTAACAAGGAGGTTCGTGGGGCAGTACcaggcgggtttcatgggagcccgcgcaaccacggaccaaattttttcaatccgacagattttacaaaaatttcgtgagtacaacgtgtccacgcatcacatttttatcgacttcaaggcagcctatgatacagttgatcgagaacaactatggcagatcatgcacgagaacgaggatatcttcccggataaactgacgcgactgatcaaggctaccatgaaccgtgtgatgtgttacgtgcgtgtctcggggatgctctcgagtcccttcgagtcATGCCGAGGATTGAGACAGTGTGATGGACtctcttgtttgctttttaacatcgccctcgaaggtgttatacgaagagcgggcatcgacacgagtggtacgatttttacgaaacgggttcagcttaacggcttcgctgatgacttcgacataatagcacgaaactttgcgacggtggaggaaacctacaccagactgaaagcggaagctaagcgcattggactgctgatcaatgcgtcgaaaactGAGTATATGAAGGGaggaggctccaaggagaacaatgtcagcctcccaccccggatcaccgtagacggcgatgagcttgaggtggtagacgagttcgtgtacttagGATCGCTCGTAACCgctgacaacaacaccagcaaggagatccggagacgcaatcaagcgggaaatcgtgcctacttttcattTCGTAAGACGATGAGATCCAATCGAGTGCGCCGCCGTACAAAGTTGAAACTGTACAAAACACTagttagaccggtagtcctctatgggctagagacgacaacactgctctcagaggacctcaacgcccttggagttttcgaacggaaggtgctgcgaaccatctacggtggagtacagactgaagacggagaatggcgtagacgcatgaaccatgagctgcacgcgctgctaggagagatccccattgcacatctgatcaaagtttacagattgcgatgggccggacacgtcgcaaggatgccggacgacaacccggttaaaacgacccttttcagtaacccctccggcaccagaaattga